Proteins encoded by one window of Erythrobacter sp.:
- a CDS encoding cistern family PEP-CTERM protein yields the protein MRKFVSASVAAAAMAFATPALADPITLGSGDVGSSFSIDFDGFSGDAGNTVDNLTGTLTLVLESVTGSSYNFSYLMENTTSGGLTSNISSFAFNVDPDISGASSTGAYPFAFVTDGSGNDPSYPNQIGAVDVCFKSGGSGSCSNSGGVSEGSTGSGLLSLFFSPDATSITLDDFFVRYQGITGAGHVTSASGQQTSSSGGTTTSSGTPVPAPGALGLMALALAALGFMRRRRGSEKAMARPTFA from the coding sequence ATGCGCAAGTTCGTTTCTGCATCCGTCGCAGCCGCCGCCATGGCCTTTGCAACGCCTGCGCTTGCCGATCCGATCACGCTTGGTTCCGGCGATGTCGGCTCGAGCTTCAGCATCGATTTCGATGGCTTTTCTGGCGATGCAGGCAACACCGTCGATAACCTGACCGGCACGCTGACGCTGGTGCTCGAAAGCGTGACCGGCAGCAGCTACAATTTCAGCTACCTGATGGAAAACACCACCAGCGGCGGGTTGACCTCGAACATCTCCAGCTTTGCTTTCAACGTCGATCCCGACATCTCCGGTGCCAGTTCGACAGGGGCATACCCATTTGCATTCGTCACTGACGGTTCGGGCAACGATCCCAGCTATCCCAACCAGATCGGCGCTGTCGATGTCTGCTTCAAGTCAGGCGGCAGCGGTTCGTGCTCTAATTCGGGCGGCGTGAGTGAAGGCAGCACTGGCAGCGGTCTGCTGTCGCTATTCTTCAGCCCAGATGCGACTTCGATAACGCTGGACGATTTCTTCGTCCGCTACCAGGGAATCACCGGCGCAGGCCACGTGACCTCGGCAAGCGGCCAGCAGACCTCGTCTTCCGGCGGAACTACCACTTCCAGCGGCACTCCGGTTCCGGCTCCCGGCGCGCTCGGCCTGATGGCTCTGGCTCTCGCGGCGCTGGGCTTCATGCGCCGCCGCCGTGGCAGCGAAAAGGCAATGGCGCGGCCCACCTTCGCCTGA
- a CDS encoding PEP-CTERM sorting domain-containing protein (PEP-CTERM proteins occur, often in large numbers, in the proteomes of bacteria that also encode an exosortase, a predicted intramembrane cysteine proteinase. The presence of a PEP-CTERM domain at a protein's C-terminus predicts cleavage within the sorting domain, followed by covalent anchoring to some some component of the (usually Gram-negative) cell surface. Many PEP-CTERM proteins exhibit an unusual sequence composition that includes large numbers of potential glycosylation sites. Expression of one such protein has been shown restore the ability of a bacterium to form floc, a type of biofilm.): MKTKIAAITISLAALSMAAPASATWWSWGSGSWSHSHYCGCGHQTCSGTSGGSTTTTTGGSTTTGGTTTGGNTTTTTSGGTAVPEPGALGLMAAALAGLGLARRRRRDR, from the coding sequence ATGAAGACGAAGATCGCCGCAATCACCATTTCTCTCGCCGCGCTGTCGATGGCAGCACCGGCCAGCGCCACCTGGTGGAGCTGGGGCTCGGGAAGCTGGAGCCATTCGCACTATTGCGGCTGCGGCCACCAGACCTGCAGCGGAACCTCTGGCGGCAGCACCACGACCACGACTGGCGGATCGACCACCACCGGCGGCACGACCACCGGCGGAAACACCACGACCACCACTTCGGGCGGCACAGCCGTTCCCGAACCGGGTGCGCTGGGCCTGATGGCTGCTGCACTGGCGGGCCTCGGCCTGGCACGCCGTCGCCGTCGCGACCGCTGA
- a CDS encoding nitroreductase family protein, translating to MSEAQHPFPALPAYSDAERVARAHAAFERLRTRHSCRSFAEAPVPRAVIEYAIAAAGTAPSGANHQPWHFAVIGSAEVKRAIRVAAEEEERAFYGADGGRHKASDEWLAALVPIGTDASKPFLESAPWLIVCFAQRSGGIAEDGKTQNYYVNESVGIACGMLIATLHEAGLATLTHTPSPMGFLREICGRPSNEKPLMIVVAGLPAADASVPEHALKKKPLEQIASWL from the coding sequence ATGAGCGAGGCGCAGCACCCCTTTCCTGCCCTGCCCGCCTATTCCGATGCCGAGCGCGTGGCCCGTGCCCATGCCGCCTTTGAACGCCTCCGCACCCGCCATTCGTGCCGCAGCTTTGCCGAAGCCCCGGTGCCACGCGCGGTGATCGAATACGCCATCGCCGCCGCCGGAACAGCGCCTAGCGGAGCCAACCACCAGCCGTGGCACTTCGCCGTGATCGGGTCAGCGGAAGTGAAGCGCGCAATCCGCGTGGCGGCGGAGGAAGAGGAGCGGGCCTTCTACGGCGCCGATGGCGGAAGGCACAAGGCGTCCGACGAATGGCTGGCCGCCCTCGTCCCGATCGGCACCGACGCAAGCAAACCCTTCCTAGAAAGCGCACCCTGGCTGATCGTCTGCTTCGCCCAGCGCAGCGGCGGGATCGCCGAGGACGGAAAAACGCAGAACTACTACGTCAACGAAAGCGTCGGCATTGCCTGCGGAATGCTGATCGCGACGCTGCACGAGGCGGGGCTGGCAACGCTAACGCACACTCCGTCACCGATGGGGTTCCTGCGCGAAATCTGCGGGCGGCCGAGCAACGAGAAACCGCTGATGATCGTAGTAGCGGGGCTTCCGGCTGCGGATGCGAGCGTGCCCGAACATGCGCTGAAAAAGAAGCCGCTGGAGCAGATTGCGAGCTGGCTCTAG
- a CDS encoding DUF3052 family protein gives MTEGYSEKPLAKRLSLRDGQRVWFNAMPESVQEEIGDYALDLTFVSDPADGVDSAHIFVTERALLAELLAMLRQAIAVDGQIWVSWPKQASGVPTDIAEDTIREVCLSLGLIDTKACAVDEVWSGLKLVIRKELR, from the coding sequence ATGACCGAGGGATACTCCGAAAAGCCGCTCGCCAAAAGGCTCTCGCTAAGGGACGGGCAGCGGGTGTGGTTCAATGCCATGCCCGAAAGCGTGCAGGAGGAAATCGGCGACTATGCGCTCGATCTCACTTTCGTCAGCGATCCTGCCGATGGGGTGGATTCGGCGCACATCTTTGTAACCGAGCGCGCCCTGCTCGCCGAATTGTTGGCCATGTTGCGCCAAGCCATAGCTGTCGACGGACAAATCTGGGTCAGTTGGCCCAAGCAGGCCTCCGGCGTTCCCACCGACATAGCCGAGGACACGATCCGCGAAGTGTGCCTGTCGCTGGGCCTGATCGATACGAAGGCGTGCGCTGTGGACGAAGTGTGGTCCGGGCTTAAGCTGGTAATCCGCAAGGAATTGCGATGA
- the purL gene encoding phosphoribosylformylglycinamidine synthase subunit PurL, which produces MSEITPEIVAQHGLSEEEYARVLHALGREPNLVELGIFSVMWSEHCSYKSSRLHLKKLPTEAPWVICGPGENAGVIDIGDGQAAIFKMESHNHPSYIEPYQGAATGVGGILRDVFTMGARPVANANALRFGRPDHPKMKHLVQGVVAGIGGYGNCVGVPTVCGETNFHPAYDGNILVNAMTVGVAQADKIFYSAATGLGNPIVYVGSKTGRDGIHGATMASADFGEDADAKRPTVQVGDPFTEKLLIEACLELMATDAIVAIQDMGAAGLTSSSVEMATNGKAGIRLDMDKVPCREEGMTPYEMMLSESQERMLMVLKPGKEPMAEAIFRKWELDFAVIGEVTDTGHMVLEWQGEVVCDIPLGPLAADAPLYDRPYLSKEEYTAWAGIAPMNNRPDSADVGADLLKLLASPNLSSRAWIAQQYDSQVGADTLQTGGDAGVVRVHGTKKALAITTDCTPRYVFADPYEGGKQAIAEAYRNLCAVGARPLAVTNCLNFANPQRPEIMAQLVHALDGMGVACRALDFPIVSGNVSLYNESKAAGGGSAILPTPAIGGVGLIDDYALMMTMPFKAAGETIYLIAPEAWATPDPERSHLGKSLWLAEIHGRDEGRTPPTDLTLEKAAGRIVRQLIAEGLVSAVHDISDGGLAVALAEMAMASGIGADVSGGEGFTQAQWWFGEDQGRYVITVPDTDAFNRALAKGTENDETAAVGFTRIGTTGGDSLLGVSVDDLKAAHRSFFSEWMES; this is translated from the coding sequence ATGAGCGAAATCACCCCGGAAATCGTCGCCCAGCACGGGCTGTCCGAAGAAGAATATGCCCGCGTGCTGCACGCGCTGGGGCGCGAGCCGAACCTTGTCGAGCTCGGCATCTTCTCGGTGATGTGGTCCGAGCATTGCAGCTACAAGTCGAGCCGCCTGCACCTGAAGAAGCTGCCGACCGAAGCCCCGTGGGTGATCTGCGGCCCCGGCGAGAACGCCGGCGTGATCGACATCGGTGACGGCCAGGCGGCGATCTTCAAGATGGAGAGCCACAACCACCCCAGCTACATCGAGCCCTATCAGGGTGCGGCAACCGGCGTGGGCGGCATCCTGCGCGATGTCTTCACCATGGGCGCGCGGCCGGTGGCCAATGCCAATGCGCTGCGCTTCGGGCGGCCCGATCATCCCAAGATGAAGCATCTGGTGCAGGGTGTGGTCGCTGGAATCGGCGGCTACGGCAATTGCGTCGGCGTGCCGACCGTGTGCGGGGAAACCAATTTCCATCCCGCCTATGACGGCAACATCCTCGTCAACGCGATGACGGTGGGCGTGGCGCAGGCGGACAAGATATTCTATTCCGCCGCCACCGGCCTCGGCAATCCGATCGTCTATGTCGGCTCCAAAACCGGGCGCGACGGCATTCACGGTGCAACGATGGCCAGCGCCGATTTCGGCGAGGATGCCGATGCCAAGCGTCCGACGGTGCAGGTGGGCGATCCGTTCACCGAAAAGCTGCTGATCGAAGCCTGCCTCGAACTGATGGCCACCGACGCGATTGTCGCGATCCAGGACATGGGCGCGGCGGGCTTGACGTCCTCCAGCGTGGAAATGGCCACCAACGGCAAGGCGGGCATCCGGCTCGACATGGACAAGGTGCCGTGCCGCGAAGAAGGCATGACGCCCTACGAAATGATGCTCAGCGAAAGCCAGGAGCGGATGCTGATGGTGCTGAAGCCCGGCAAGGAGCCGATGGCCGAAGCGATCTTCCGCAAGTGGGAACTCGATTTCGCAGTGATCGGCGAAGTCACCGATACCGGTCACATGGTGCTCGAATGGCAGGGCGAAGTGGTCTGCGACATACCGCTTGGTCCGCTCGCCGCCGATGCGCCGCTGTATGACCGGCCCTATCTCTCCAAGGAAGAATACACCGCCTGGGCAGGCATTGCGCCGATGAACAATCGCCCGGACAGCGCGGATGTGGGCGCGGACCTGCTCAAGCTGCTCGCCAGCCCAAACCTCTCCTCGCGCGCATGGATTGCGCAGCAGTACGATTCGCAGGTCGGGGCGGATACGCTCCAGACCGGCGGCGATGCGGGCGTGGTGCGGGTGCACGGGACAAAGAAGGCGCTGGCGATCACCACCGATTGCACGCCGCGTTACGTGTTCGCCGATCCCTACGAAGGCGGCAAGCAGGCGATTGCCGAGGCCTATCGCAATCTTTGTGCCGTGGGTGCGCGGCCCCTCGCCGTCACCAATTGCCTCAACTTCGCCAATCCGCAGCGGCCCGAAATCATGGCGCAGCTGGTCCACGCGCTGGACGGCATGGGCGTGGCCTGCCGCGCACTCGACTTCCCGATCGTGTCGGGCAATGTCAGCCTTTATAACGAGAGCAAGGCGGCTGGTGGCGGCTCGGCGATCCTCCCCACCCCGGCCATCGGCGGGGTCGGCCTGATCGACGATTATGCGCTGATGATGACGATGCCGTTCAAGGCGGCGGGCGAGACGATCTACCTGATCGCGCCCGAGGCATGGGCGACACCCGATCCCGAACGCTCGCATCTGGGCAAGTCACTATGGCTGGCGGAAATCCACGGCCGCGACGAAGGCCGCACGCCCCCGACCGACCTGACGCTGGAGAAGGCCGCCGGACGGATCGTCCGCCAGTTGATCGCCGAGGGGCTGGTCTCCGCAGTGCACGACATTTCCGACGGCGGCTTGGCCGTGGCTCTCGCCGAAATGGCGATGGCGAGCGGCATCGGCGCGGACGTTTCGGGCGGTGAAGGCTTCACCCAGGCGCAGTGGTGGTTTGGCGAGGACCAAGGCCGCTATGTCATCACCGTGCCCGATACCGATGCCTTCAACCGCGCGCTCGCCAAAGGCACCGAGAACGACGAGACGGCCGCAGTCGGCTTCACCCGCATCGGCACGACCGGCGGCGACAGCCTGCTTGGCGTTTCGGTGGACGACCTCAAGGCCGCCCACCGCAGCTTCTTCAGCGAGTGGATGGAGAGCTAG
- a CDS encoding DUF2177 family protein, with protein sequence MKWIIAYFAAALAFGMLDFFWLRWAADNLYRPVIGSIMAEQFRMGAAAAFYVIYIAGMVWFAVKPGIESGSVATAAFNGALLGALCYATFDLTSQAVMKVWATHISIADIAWGTFATAVASGVAAWAAMRLT encoded by the coding sequence ATGAAGTGGATTATCGCCTATTTCGCTGCCGCGCTGGCGTTCGGCATGCTGGACTTCTTCTGGCTGCGCTGGGCGGCCGACAATCTCTACCGCCCGGTGATCGGCAGCATCATGGCCGAGCAGTTCCGCATGGGCGCGGCGGCAGCGTTCTATGTGATCTATATCGCCGGGATGGTGTGGTTCGCGGTGAAGCCGGGGATCGAAAGCGGCAGCGTGGCCACCGCCGCCTTCAACGGCGCACTGCTGGGGGCGCTGTGTTATGCGACTTTCGACCTGACCAGCCAGGCGGTGATGAAGGTCTGGGCGACTCACATCAGCATAGCCGATATTGCCTGGGGCACCTTTGCCACGGCGGTGGCATCGGGCGTGGCGGCCTGGGCGGCGATGCGTTTGACCTGA
- a CDS encoding exodeoxyribonuclease VII small subunit, whose product MAEDNPSIADMTFEDALRALEDVVRRLESGDVPLDQSIALYERGEALRRVCQARLDAAQERIEKIVQGSDGKPTGTVPFDGG is encoded by the coding sequence ATGGCAGAGGACAATCCCAGCATAGCCGACATGACCTTCGAGGACGCGCTGCGCGCGCTCGAAGACGTGGTGCGCCGTCTCGAGAGTGGGGACGTGCCGCTCGACCAGTCGATTGCGCTGTACGAGCGTGGCGAGGCTCTGCGGCGCGTGTGCCAGGCGCGGCTCGATGCGGCGCAGGAGCGGATCGAGAAGATCGTGCAAGGCTCAGACGGCAAACCGACGGGCACCGTGCCCTTCGACGGCGGCTGA
- a CDS encoding polyprenyl synthetase family protein: MADDVLGRGLQHIQREIDDAFDGLLPVPDDNSARLVEAMRYAAIGGGKRVRPLLLATVAEMYGASRAAAIYAGCAIEAIHVYSLIHDDLPCMDNDDTRHGKPTVHKQYDDATAVLAGDSLHALAFEILGGTLVSTDPFVRAELVHALAAASGHKGMAGGQMMDIVAEQAGAAFDLHTITRLQQLKTGALLCAAVEMGAILARVPEEGRAHLRAYARDIGLAFQIADDLLDEEGDEAKAGKALRKDAEAGKATFVSLMGVDGARAQARALSDQAIGHLASHGSEADLLRALARFIVERDR; this comes from the coding sequence ATGGCCGACGATGTGCTCGGGCGCGGGCTGCAACATATCCAGCGCGAGATCGACGATGCGTTCGACGGGCTATTGCCCGTTCCTGACGACAATTCCGCGCGGCTGGTCGAAGCCATGCGCTACGCCGCGATCGGCGGCGGCAAGCGGGTGCGTCCGCTGCTGCTCGCCACCGTGGCCGAAATGTACGGCGCCAGCCGCGCGGCGGCGATCTACGCCGGCTGCGCGATCGAGGCGATCCACGTCTATTCGCTGATCCATGACGACCTGCCGTGCATGGACAATGATGATACCCGCCACGGCAAGCCCACCGTGCACAAGCAGTACGACGATGCGACCGCCGTGCTCGCGGGCGATTCGCTCCACGCGCTCGCCTTCGAGATCCTCGGCGGCACGCTGGTCAGCACCGATCCCTTCGTCCGCGCCGAACTGGTCCACGCGCTTGCCGCTGCCAGCGGGCACAAGGGCATGGCGGGCGGGCAGATGATGGACATCGTGGCGGAACAGGCGGGCGCGGCGTTCGACCTGCACACCATCACCCGGTTGCAACAGCTCAAGACCGGCGCGCTGCTCTGCGCGGCAGTGGAAATGGGCGCAATCCTCGCCCGCGTGCCGGAGGAGGGCAGGGCCCACCTGCGCGCCTACGCCCGCGACATTGGCCTCGCCTTCCAGATCGCCGACGACCTGCTCGACGAGGAGGGCGATGAAGCCAAGGCGGGCAAGGCGCTGCGCAAGGATGCCGAAGCGGGCAAGGCGACGTTCGTGTCGCTGATGGGCGTCGATGGCGCGCGGGCACAGGCGCGGGCGCTGTCCGACCAGGCCATCGGCCACCTCGCCAGCCACGGTTCGGAAGCGGACCTGCTGCGGGCGCTCGCGCGGTTTATCGTGGAGCGGGATCGGTGA
- the coaD gene encoding pantetheine-phosphate adenylyltransferase has product MKAERIGIYPGTFDPCTLGHADIIRRGSRLVDRLIIGVTTNPSKDPMFSTEERMTMMKREIAGLGLRNVEIRGFDALLMKFAEHEGASVIVRGLRAVADFEYEYQMAGMNQQINAGIETVFLMADVSLQPIASKLVKEIALYGGDIAPFVSPAVKALVEARVAELGRKGDY; this is encoded by the coding sequence GTGAAGGCTGAACGCATCGGCATCTACCCCGGCACTTTCGATCCCTGCACGCTGGGCCATGCCGATATCATCCGCCGCGGGTCGCGGCTGGTGGACCGGCTGATTATCGGCGTCACCACCAATCCGTCGAAAGATCCGATGTTCTCGACCGAGGAACGGATGACGATGATGAAGCGCGAGATCGCCGGACTCGGGCTGAGGAACGTCGAGATTCGCGGCTTCGATGCGCTGCTGATGAAATTTGCCGAGCACGAAGGCGCCAGCGTCATCGTCCGCGGCCTGCGCGCCGTGGCGGATTTTGAGTACGAGTACCAGATGGCGGGGATGAACCAGCAGATCAACGCGGGGATCGAGACGGTCTTCCTGATGGCGGATGTCTCGCTCCAGCCGATCGCCTCCAAGCTGGTCAAGGAAATCGCGCTCTACGGCGGCGATATAGCGCCCTTCGTCAGCCCGGCGGTAAAGGCGCTGGTGGAAGCGCGAGTAGCGGAACTGGGGCGCAAGGGGGACTATTGA
- a CDS encoding peptidylprolyl isomerase, with product MLRTFALSTPIALLGAAILAVSTPALAQDTALSPALGTVEATNAEASTLPLTVNFDMAHDPENILLLDLSTGERVAIRLMPAWAPNHVERIKTLTRQGFYNGNPFHRVIDGFMAQSGDPTGTGQGGSTLPDLEEEFNFLPHVRGTVSMARADDENSANSQFFIVFYPRFALDRRYTNFGRVISNMPAVDAISRGEPPENPTRILQASIAADGLPQVMPGMAAPEEEITLDMLDDAF from the coding sequence ATGCTCCGCACTTTCGCGCTGTCCACACCAATAGCCCTTCTTGGAGCCGCCATCCTTGCCGTCTCCACCCCTGCGCTGGCGCAGGACACCGCGCTGTCGCCCGCGCTCGGGACGGTCGAGGCAACCAATGCCGAGGCTTCAACGCTTCCGCTGACCGTCAATTTCGACATGGCGCACGATCCGGAGAATATCCTCCTGCTCGATCTGTCCACTGGCGAGCGCGTGGCGATCCGGCTGATGCCGGCCTGGGCGCCCAATCATGTCGAGCGGATCAAGACGCTCACCCGCCAAGGGTTCTACAACGGCAATCCGTTCCACCGCGTGATCGACGGGTTCATGGCGCAATCGGGCGACCCCACCGGGACCGGGCAGGGCGGCTCAACGCTTCCCGATCTTGAAGAAGAGTTCAATTTTCTTCCCCACGTGCGCGGCACCGTTTCGATGGCCCGCGCCGATGACGAAAACAGCGCCAACAGCCAGTTCTTCATCGTCTTCTACCCGCGTTTCGCGCTCGATCGCCGCTACACCAATTTCGGCCGGGTGATTTCGAACATGCCCGCCGTGGATGCGATTTCGCGCGGCGAACCGCCGGAAAACCCGACCCGCATTCTCCAGGCCAGCATTGCCGCCGACGGTCTGCCGCAGGTGATGCCGGGGATGGCGGCGCCGGAGGAAGAGATTACCCTCGACATGCTCGACGACGCGTTCTGA
- the queA gene encoding tRNA preQ1(34) S-adenosylmethionine ribosyltransferase-isomerase QueA: protein MRVDLFDFELPPELIALRPVRPRHAARMLVVGGGERFADRHVHELPELLEPGDVLVFNDTRVIPAQLEGQRISGRGEARIGATLHKRIDLRRWQAFIRNAKRLKEGDEIEFPAGVSAMAEARHADGSFTLAFAGEEPVEVLLERAGSMPLPPYIAGKRPTDAQDRSDYQTMFAREDGAVAAPTAALHFTSELIAALDARGVGRETLTLHVGAGTFLPVKAEDTDDHAMHAEWGRIEADVAARLNAARVSGGRVIAVGTTSLRLLESAADADGIVRPFAGDTSIFITPGYRFRAVDGLMTNFHLPKSTLMMLVSALMGCERMMAAYAHSIANGYRFYSYGDSSLLLPEG, encoded by the coding sequence ATGCGCGTTGACCTCTTCGATTTCGAGCTGCCGCCCGAACTGATCGCGCTGCGCCCGGTGCGCCCGCGTCATGCGGCGCGGATGCTGGTGGTGGGAGGCGGTGAGCGTTTCGCCGATCGCCACGTTCACGAGCTGCCCGAGTTGCTCGAACCCGGTGACGTGCTGGTGTTCAACGATACCCGCGTGATCCCGGCGCAGCTCGAAGGCCAAAGAATTTCTGGGCGCGGCGAAGCGCGGATCGGAGCAACACTCCACAAGCGCATCGACCTGCGCCGCTGGCAGGCCTTTATCCGCAATGCCAAGCGCCTGAAAGAAGGCGACGAGATCGAATTCCCGGCAGGCGTTTCTGCAATGGCCGAGGCGCGCCATGCCGACGGCTCTTTCACCCTGGCCTTCGCCGGGGAGGAGCCGGTCGAGGTCCTGCTCGAACGCGCCGGATCGATGCCGCTGCCCCCCTACATCGCGGGCAAGCGCCCCACCGATGCGCAGGACCGCAGCGATTACCAGACGATGTTCGCTCGGGAAGATGGCGCGGTGGCTGCGCCCACGGCAGCACTGCATTTTACGTCCGAACTGATCGCAGCGCTCGATGCGCGCGGGGTGGGGCGCGAAACGCTGACGCTGCACGTGGGCGCGGGCACTTTCCTGCCGGTCAAGGCGGAGGATACCGACGATCACGCGATGCACGCGGAATGGGGACGGATCGAGGCGGATGTCGCCGCCCGGCTGAACGCGGCGCGGGTCAGCGGCGGACGGGTGATCGCCGTCGGCACAACCAGCCTTCGCCTGCTCGAAAGCGCGGCGGATGCGGACGGGATTGTCCGGCCCTTCGCCGGGGACACCTCCATTTTCATTACGCCGGGATACCGGTTCCGCGCGGTCGACGGGCTGATGACCAATTTCCATCTGCCCAAATCAACGCTGATGATGCTGGTCAGCGCGCTGATGGGCTGCGAACGGATGATGGCCGCCTATGCCCACTCTATCGCCAATGGCTATCGCTTCTACAGCTACGGGGATTCGAGCCTGCTGCTGCCCGAGGGCTAG
- a CDS encoding ABC transporter ATP-binding protein gives MESILDIRGLEKTYKGGVKALGGVDLTIRRGEIFALLGPNGAGKTTLIGAVCGLVRPTGGTIEVFGQDITRNWKDARRRIGLVPQELSFDIFDKVIRQVRYSRGMFGCPPDEARVEEILRSLSLWDKRDATIRELSGGMKRRVMIAKALAHDPELLFLDEPTAGVDVELRRDMWRQIDALRARGVTIILTTHYIEEAEEMADRVGVINKGQILLVDDKDAIMAKLGRTEACFTLATPLEYIPAPFASFPLHLEDDGLSLVYRGGDGTGKGKREVADVAQILAREGIMFTAIETRESTLEDIFVDLVEDKREGLAA, from the coding sequence ATGGAATCCATCCTCGATATTCGCGGCCTCGAAAAGACCTACAAGGGCGGGGTCAAGGCGCTGGGCGGCGTCGATCTGACCATCCGGCGCGGGGAGATCTTCGCGCTGCTCGGCCCCAATGGCGCGGGCAAGACGACGCTGATCGGTGCGGTCTGCGGGCTGGTGCGCCCCACGGGCGGCACGATCGAAGTGTTCGGGCAGGATATCACCCGCAACTGGAAGGATGCGCGCCGCCGCATCGGGCTGGTGCCGCAGGAACTCAGCTTTGATATTTTCGACAAGGTGATCCGCCAGGTCCGCTATTCGCGCGGCATGTTCGGCTGCCCGCCGGACGAGGCGCGGGTGGAGGAAATCCTCCGCAGCCTCAGCCTGTGGGACAAGCGCGATGCCACCATCCGCGAACTTTCGGGCGGGATGAAGCGGCGCGTGATGATCGCCAAGGCGCTGGCGCACGATCCCGAACTGCTGTTCCTCGATGAACCCACCGCCGGGGTGGACGTGGAACTGCGGCGCGACATGTGGCGGCAGATCGATGCACTGCGCGCCAGGGGCGTGACGATCATCCTCACCACCCATTACATCGAGGAAGCCGAGGAAATGGCCGACCGGGTGGGCGTCATCAACAAGGGCCAGATCCTGCTGGTGGACGACAAGGACGCGATCATGGCCAAGCTCGGCAGGACCGAAGCCTGCTTCACCCTGGCGACCCCGCTGGAGTACATTCCCGCCCCCTTCGCCAGCTTCCCGCTGCACCTGGAGGATGACGGGCTGAGCCTCGTCTATCGCGGCGGTGACGGCACGGGCAAGGGCAAGCGCGAAGTGGCCGATGTGGCGCAGATACTGGCGCGCGAAGGGATCATGTTCACCGCCATCGAAACCCGCGAAAGCACTCTGGAGGATATTTTCGTCGATCTTGTCGAAGACAAGCGCGAAGGGCTGGCGGCATGA
- a CDS encoding ABC transporter permease, which yields MTFGLNLRGAFAIFKNEVMRMFRTAFGSILSPVITTSLYLVVFGAAIGGRMELPGGVDYASFIVPGLLMLTLLTESTSNASFGIYMPKFTGAIYELLSAPVGVIETLIGFVGAAAVKSLILAAIILGTAALIVDYQIAHPLLAFGYILLISATFSLLGFIIGLWADGFEKLQIIPLLILMPLTFLGGTFYSIDVLEGPWRTVALFNPVVYLVNGLRWTFLGQSDFPIMVSLGATLAFLLVCVGIIAWIFKTGWRLRG from the coding sequence ATGACCTTCGGCCTCAACCTGCGCGGCGCATTCGCCATTTTCAAGAACGAGGTGATGCGGATGTTCCGCACCGCTTTCGGTTCGATCCTGTCCCCGGTGATCACGACCTCGCTTTACCTGGTGGTGTTTGGAGCGGCGATCGGCGGGCGGATGGAGCTTCCGGGCGGCGTCGATTACGCAAGCTTCATCGTCCCGGGTTTGCTGATGCTGACGCTGCTGACCGAAAGCACCAGCAACGCCAGCTTCGGCATTTACATGCCCAAGTTTACCGGGGCGATTTACGAACTGCTATCTGCCCCGGTAGGGGTGATCGAAACGCTGATCGGCTTTGTCGGCGCGGCGGCAGTGAAATCGCTGATCCTTGCGGCGATCATCCTCGGCACGGCGGCACTGATCGTCGATTACCAGATCGCCCATCCGCTGCTCGCCTTCGGTTACATCCTGCTGATCTCCGCCACCTTCTCGCTGCTCGGCTTCATCATCGGGCTGTGGGCGGACGGGTTCGAGAAGTTGCAGATCATCCCGCTGCTGATCCTGATGCCGCTGACCTTCCTTGGCGGTACATTCTATTCGATCGACGTGCTCGAAGGCCCTTGGCGCACGGTCGCGCTGTTCAATCCGGTGGTTTATCTGGTGAACGGGTTGCGCTGGACCTTCCTCGGCCAGTCGGATTTCCCGATTATGGTTTCGCTCGGCGCGACACTGGCCTTCCTGCTGGTCTGCGTCGGCATAATTGCATGGATATTCAAGACCGGCTGGCGCTTGCGCGGCTGA